One genomic segment of Helianthus annuus cultivar XRQ/B chromosome 14, HanXRQr2.0-SUNRISE, whole genome shotgun sequence includes these proteins:
- the LOC110904155 gene encoding uncharacterized protein LOC110904155: MVSSKKEVIRLEREAVIPILKPRLVMSLANLIEHSSDRAEFLKLCKRVEYTIRAWYLLQFEDLMQLYSLFDPVHGAQKLEQQNLSEQEIDVLEQNFLSYMFKVMDKSNFKICSNEEIDVAHSGQYLLNLPITVDESKIDKNLLKRYFEEHHHDNLPDFADKYVIFRRGIGIDKTSDYFIMEKVDMIISRLWAWIMRVTRLGKVFSRKSSVRIKNDPKKDDEITNEEFPDDLYVERIRIENLEISLRNLASKITIQEPTFDRIIVVYRRASTKKGEKDRGIHVKHFKNIPMADMELVLPEKKNPSLTPMDWVKFIVSAVVGLVAVIGSIETPQADFWVMFAVLSAVIGYCAKIYFTFQANMEAYQNLITQSMYDKQLDSGKGTLLHLCDDVIQQEVKEVIISFFILMEQGKATLEDLDLQCEELIKEEFGASCNFDVDDAVHKLEKMGIVARDSIGRYYCVGLKRANEIIGPTTEELVLKATMEHGS, from the exons ATGGTCAGCAGTAAGAAGGAAGTGATTCGATTGGAGCGTGAAGCAGTCATTCCAATTTTGAAGCCCAGACTCGTCATGAGTTTGGCCAATTTAATCG AACACAGTTCAGACCGAGCAGAATTCTTGAAGCTCTGCAAGAGAGTTGAGTACACAATTCGAGCATGGTACCTTCTTCAGTTTGAAGATCTCATG CAACTGTATTCACTCTTTGATCCTGTCCACGGGGCTCAGAAATTGGAGCAACAAAACCTATCAGAACAAGAAATTGACGTTCTTGAACAGAATTTTCTTTCATATATGTTTAAG GTGATGGATAAAAGTAATTTTAAGATATGCTCCAATGAGGAGATTGATGTTGCACACTCAGGGCAGTATCTTTTAAACCTTCCTATCACAGTTGATGAATCAAAG ATTGATAAGAATCTTTTGAAGCGGTACTTTGAAGAACACCATCATGATAACCTTCCCGACTTTGCTGATAAG TATGTAATCTTTCGACGAGGCATTGGAATCGACAAAACTAGTGACTATTTTATCATGGAAAAGGTGGACATGATAATTTCACGTCTATGGGCATGGATTATGAGAGTAACAAG GCTAGGAAAAGTTTTTTCTAGAAAATCTAGTGTTCGAATTAAGAATGacccaaagaaagatgatgaaaTTACAAATGAAGAGTTTCCGGATGATTTATATGTTGAGCGGATCCGGATTGAGAACTTGGAGATCAG TTTACGGAATTTGGCAAGCAAGATTACAATCCAAGAACCTACATTTGATAGGATAATTGTAGTGTACAG GCGGGCGAGCACAAAAAAGGGAGAAAAGGATCGGGGAATCCACGTGAAGCATTTCAAAAACATTCCAATGGCAGATATGGAACTAGTCCTA CCGGAGAAGAAAAATCCAAGTTTAACCCCAATGGATTGGGTGAAGTTCATCGTTTCTGCTGTAGTTGGTCTG GTGGCTGTCATAGGTTCGATCGAGACTCCTCAAGCTGACTTTTGGGTCATGTTTGCTGTTCTCTCTGCAGTTATTGGTTACTGTGCTAAAATATACTTCAC GTTTCAGGCAAATATGGAGGCATATCAGAACCTAATTAcacaatccatgtatgacaaacAACTGGATAGTGGAAAAGGCACTCTTCTTCATTTGTGTGATGATGTCATTCAACAAGAA GTAAAAGAGGTGATAATATCTTTCTTTATATTGATGGAACAAGGCAAAGCGACCCTAGAG GATCTTGATTTACAATGTGAGGAACTGATTAAAGAGGAGTTTGGTGCAAGCTGCAACTTCGATGTCGATGACGCGGTCCACAAGTTAGAAAAGATGGGCATTGTTGCTAGG GATTCGATCGGAAGGTATTACTGTGTCGGTTTGAAGCGTGCAAACGAGATCATTGGCCCCACAACAGAGGAGCTTGTACTCAAGGCAACCATGGAGCATGGTTCTTGA
- the LOC110904154 gene encoding sialyltransferase-like protein 1, producing the protein MTRPLKSSSRRPTFLHLICAATVFSLLVFTLQSVFFTGTRINPLNAEDVQILSEFQSDVQQCVANRGFGLTAHMIDHCKLILKFPEGTNSTWLNPQFKTYEPLEYKYDVCEAILLWEQYRNMTTVLTREYLDARPDGWMDYAAKRIAQLGAKDCSNRTLCEEHLNPVLPAKPPFHPRQFHKCAVVGNSGDLLKTEFGEEIDSHDAVIRDNEAPVNEKYAKHVGLKRNFRLGVRGTARNMIPILNGSDDEVLVIKSVTHRDFNQMIDMIPNPVYLFQGIVLRRGAKGTGMKSVELALSMCDIVDIYGFTVDPGYTEWTRYFSEPRKGHNPLQGRAYYQLLECLGVIRIHSPMRAKRAQDWSDVPSREKIGRAHAAATRLKRSEEGEYDKVGQFGNCKVWGDAGPYGSGPVSGSRNMSSTRRNSNYSKWEVTPFKSLRKEAQEHYNQMEGVSLYKMDGNKLDDLVCVRHSLDSES; encoded by the exons ATGACCAGACCACTGAAGTCCTCATCAAGAAGACCTACATTTCTTCATCTCATATGTGCTGCTACTGTTTTCTCTCTCCTTGTTTTCACTCTTCAATCGGTTTTCTTCACTG GTACTCGAATCAATCCTCTCAACGCAGAAGATGTACAGATCTTATCTGAGTTTCAATCTGACGTTCAACAATGCGTG GCAAACAGAGGATTTGGACTTACGGCACATATGATTGACCATTGCAAGTTGATTCTTAAGTTTCCTGAAGGGACAAATAGCACCTGG TTGAATCCCCAATTTAAGACGTATGAGCCATTAGAGTACAAATATGATGTTTGTGAGGCAATTCTCCTGTGGGAACAG TACCGTAACATGACTACAGTTTTGACAAGAGAATATTTAGATGCACGGCCTGATGGCTGGATGGACTATGCAGCCAAAAGAATAGCACAact AGGCGCAAAGGATTGCAGCAACAGGACACTTTGTGAAGAGCACCTTAATCCAGTTTTGCCAGCCAAACCTCCATTTCACCCTCGCCAGTTTCATAAATGTGCTGTTGTTGGAAACTCAGGTGATTTACTGAAGACTGAATTTGGTGAAGAAATCGACAGTCATGATGCAGTTATAAGAGACAATGAGGCACCAGTTAACGAG AAATATGCTAAACATGTTGGTCTAAAGAGAAATTTTCGATTAGGAGTTAGGGGAACTGCCCGTAACATGATCCCAATCCTCAATGGATCAG ATGATGAGGTGCTTGTTATCAAAAGTGTGACTCACAGAGACTTCAACCAGATGATTGAT ATGATTCCGAATCCGGTCTATCTTTTCCAAGGTATTGTATTACGCAGAGGTGCCAAAGGAACTGGGATGAAATCTGTTGAGCTGGCACTTTCTATGTGTGATATTGTTGATATTTATGGTTTCACTGTTGATCCTGGCTACACTGAATG GACCAGATACTTCTCTGAACCAAGAAAAGGTCACAACCCACTTCAAGGAAGGGCTTACTACCAACTTCTAGAATGCCTTGGT GTGATTAGGATACACTCTCCTATGAGAGCAAAACGGGCCCAAGATTGGTCTGATGTGCCAAGTCGTGAGAAGATAGGCAGAGCTCATGCAGCTGCCACGCGACTAAAAAGAAGTGAAGAGGGTGAATACGATAAGGTAGGACAATTTGGCAACTGTAAGGTGTGGGGCGATGCGGGCCCCTACGGTAGCGGGCCTGTATCGGGGTCCAGAAATATGAGTAGTACTAGGAGGAATTCAAATTACAGTAAATGGGAAGTTACGCCTTTTAAGAGTCTTAGAAAAGAAGCACAGGAACATTATAACCAGATGGAAG